One genomic segment of Pseudomonas chlororaphis subsp. aurantiaca includes these proteins:
- a CDS encoding glycosyltransferase, with protein MRIALLAPLPPEQTGIADYAAHFSNALRGLGIEVLTPLAGCHDPAEQLTRLRAFDWTGVDLVHAELGGGRFGEFQALDYLSAEQPRIPRTATVHDPERLIWRRARLFWPLTLLERLPHPLPQAAALLADPLTLREERRLARGMRRLITLTRLGGDCLRQRMGLQPQQVAVIAHGNLPIPAAELPPLVPLRLLYFGFIYRGKGIEDLIEALARTLAANPQCRGQVRLTLAGGTAPEMTFDPAGNYLDGLRQRIRELQLDDVVDWQLDLPSAEIARTIQAHHVMVLPYRESKKLAWLGQMRGTSGALSWANACGRGVVTSNARAFAEEVAGGNGVTYQQGDVEALSQHLSRLVLEPELARQWAARASEAGHQREWSATARRFAELFNEVCKERSK; from the coding sequence ATGCGTATCGCCTTGCTGGCCCCGCTGCCGCCGGAACAGACCGGTATCGCCGACTACGCAGCGCATTTCAGCAATGCGCTGCGCGGCCTTGGCATCGAAGTGCTGACGCCGCTGGCCGGCTGTCACGATCCCGCGGAACAGCTGACGCGCCTGCGCGCCTTCGACTGGACGGGCGTCGACCTGGTGCACGCCGAACTCGGGGGTGGCCGCTTCGGCGAATTCCAGGCGCTCGACTACCTGAGCGCCGAACAACCGCGGATCCCGCGCACGGCCACCGTGCATGACCCGGAACGCCTGATCTGGCGACGCGCCCGGCTGTTCTGGCCACTGACCCTGCTCGAACGCCTGCCGCACCCGCTGCCGCAAGCGGCGGCGCTGCTCGCCGACCCGCTGACCCTGCGTGAAGAACGGCGCCTGGCCCGTGGCATGCGCCGGCTGATTACCCTGACCCGGCTGGGCGGCGACTGCCTGCGCCAGCGCATGGGCCTGCAACCGCAGCAGGTGGCGGTGATCGCCCATGGCAACCTGCCGATCCCTGCGGCCGAACTGCCGCCGCTGGTGCCGTTGCGCCTGCTGTACTTCGGTTTCATCTACCGCGGCAAGGGCATCGAGGACCTGATCGAAGCCCTGGCCCGTACCCTGGCGGCCAACCCACAGTGCCGAGGCCAGGTACGCCTGACCCTGGCCGGCGGCACTGCCCCGGAAATGACCTTCGACCCGGCCGGCAACTACCTCGACGGCCTGCGCCAGCGCATTCGCGAACTGCAACTGGACGATGTGGTGGACTGGCAACTGGACCTGCCGTCCGCCGAGATCGCCCGCACCATCCAGGCCCACCACGTGATGGTGCTGCCGTACCGGGAATCGAAAAAGCTCGCCTGGCTCGGCCAGATGCGTGGCACCAGCGGCGCCCTGTCCTGGGCCAATGCCTGCGGTCGCGGGGTCGTCACCTCCAATGCCCGGGCCTTTGCCGAGGAGGTTGCCGGCGGCAATGGCGTGACCTATCAGCAAGGCGATGTCGAAGCGCTGAGCCAGCACCTGAGCCGCCTGGTGCTGGAGCCCGAACTGGCCCGCCAGTGGGCCGCGCGGGCCAGCGAGGCCGGACATCAGCGCGAGTGGAGCGCGACCGCGCGCCGCTTCGCCGAACTGTTCAATGAAGTGTGCAAGGAGCGATCGAAATGA
- a CDS encoding beta-galactosidase, with product MKTRPGLERRPLLRYLPLVAALAVGGALLLSEQVDATPINLAPDRTLVWKDYLGVNAHFLWFTPQQYRKQIAAYKKLGLQWVRVDLHWDRLEPTEEGYQLSTLDELDRTLSDAKLKSLFYLVGSAPFVTTAPKGGPFQDQYPPRDPKVFATRMAMLAQRYPNIDAWQVWNEQNIPNNWRPKPDAKGYGELLLTTHQALNQVAPDKTQVMGGMAYYSQMPTHRNALMFEKLGELGVQSLGMVAAYHPYSETPESDEPGKNEVLLRGKQLNDMLHGAGLKRIWATEWGWSSYAGPKEMQRLIGVDGQADYTLRRLALMSDQDYERIFLFALSDLDSRASARDQHYGLLDLNGEPKPVYKALARFLEITGARLTPGKTPVLENLPDTFYSVSWTRDDGKRLLMFWSAKGGTIRLPQVHQAELYDPLSGTRASLDAADGIQPAVKSSLQILVW from the coding sequence ATGAAGACCCGACCTGGCCTTGAACGTCGCCCGCTATTGCGCTATCTGCCGCTGGTGGCCGCGCTGGCGGTAGGCGGCGCCCTGCTGCTCAGCGAACAGGTCGATGCCACGCCGATCAACCTGGCTCCCGATCGCACCCTGGTGTGGAAGGACTACTTGGGGGTCAACGCGCATTTCCTGTGGTTCACCCCGCAGCAATACCGCAAACAGATCGCCGCCTATAAAAAGCTCGGCCTGCAATGGGTGCGGGTCGACCTGCACTGGGACCGGCTCGAGCCTACCGAAGAGGGTTACCAGCTCAGCACCCTCGACGAACTGGACCGGACCCTGAGCGACGCGAAACTCAAGTCGCTGTTCTACCTCGTCGGCTCGGCGCCCTTCGTGACCACCGCTCCCAAGGGCGGGCCCTTCCAGGATCAGTACCCGCCGCGGGATCCGAAAGTCTTCGCCACGCGCATGGCGATGCTGGCCCAGCGTTATCCGAACATCGACGCCTGGCAGGTGTGGAACGAACAGAACATACCCAACAACTGGCGGCCGAAACCCGATGCCAAGGGCTACGGCGAGCTGTTGCTGACGACTCACCAGGCGCTGAACCAGGTAGCACCGGACAAGACCCAGGTCATGGGCGGCATGGCCTACTACAGCCAGATGCCGACCCATCGCAACGCGCTGATGTTCGAAAAGCTCGGCGAACTGGGCGTACAGAGCCTGGGCATGGTCGCCGCCTATCACCCGTATTCGGAAACCCCGGAAAGCGATGAGCCCGGCAAGAACGAAGTGCTGCTGCGCGGCAAGCAGCTCAACGACATGCTGCACGGCGCCGGCCTGAAGAGGATCTGGGCCACTGAATGGGGCTGGTCGAGCTACGCCGGGCCCAAGGAGATGCAGCGGCTGATCGGCGTCGACGGCCAGGCCGACTACACCCTGCGCCGCCTGGCGTTGATGAGCGATCAGGACTACGAGCGGATCTTCCTGTTCGCCCTTTCCGATCTCGACTCGCGCGCCTCGGCCCGCGACCAGCATTACGGCCTGCTCGACCTCAACGGCGAACCCAAGCCGGTGTACAAAGCGCTCGCGCGGTTTCTCGAGATCACCGGCGCGCGCCTCACACCCGGCAAGACGCCCGTGCTGGAAAACCTGCCCGACACCTTCTACAGCGTGTCCTGGACCCGCGACGACGGTAAGCGCCTGCTGATGTTCTGGAGCGCCAAGGGCGGCACCATCCGCTTGCCCCAGGTGCACCAGGCCGAGCTCTACGATCCGCTCAGCGGAACCCGGGCCAGTCTCGACGCCGCGGACGGCATCCAGCCGGCCGTGAAATCGTCCCTGCAGATTCTCGTGTGGTAA